Proteins encoded within one genomic window of Vidua macroura isolate BioBank_ID:100142 chromosome 2, ASM2450914v1, whole genome shotgun sequence:
- the FUNDC1 gene encoding FUN14 domain-containing protein 1: MAARRPRSASDHDSDDDSYEVLDLTEYARRHHWWNRLFGRNSGPIVEKYSVATQIVMGGVTGWCAGFLFQKVGKLAATAVGGGFLLLQIASHSGYVQVDWKRVEKDVNKAKKQLKKRANKAAPEINTLIEESTEFIKQNIVVSSGFVGGFLLGLAS, encoded by the exons aCCACGACAGTGACGATGATTCCTACGAAGTGCTGGATTTAACAGAATATGCTCGACGTCACCATTGGTGGAACCGCTTGTTTGGCCGGAATTCAGGACCAATTGTAGAAAAATACTCTGTAGCCACACAGATTGTGATGGGAGGTGTGACTGGCTG GTGTGCGGGATTTTTGTTCCAGAAAGTCGGAAAGCTTGCAGCAACTGCAGTAGGTGGTGGCTTTCTTCTGCTTCAA ATTGCTAGTCATAGTGGATATGTACAAGTTGACTGGAAAAGAGTTGAAAAAGatgtaaacaaagcaaaaaaacagttaaaaaagcGTGCAAATAAGGCAGCTCCCGAAATCAACACTCTAATTGAAGAG TCAACAGAATTTATCAAACAGAACATTGTGGTGTCCAGTGGCTTTGTCGGAGGCTTTTTGTTGGGGCTGGCGTCGTAA